One segment of Candidatus Zixiibacteriota bacterium DNA contains the following:
- a CDS encoding peptidylprolyl isomerase, which produces MRTHNLILVSMIAACGLLLAAGCGSGGNETIAEVNGYEITKQEFQDYIRGLHYPYTSAQEEFDKKRAILDTLIIQRLLIEEAYNRGIDKLDEINRLILANKDKFLLDGLYQKHVVGQVEVTDTEVRDFYNRLQYRVRASHILVSSKDTADMLVQRIVDGENFGNLAYQYSEDPQAKRNRGDLGYFTWGAMVEEFQQAAFNMEPGEVSPPVKSQFGYHIIKVVDRSENPEWGDYDAVKDQLEARLSRLKQDRLAQAYFDGIKARYPITLDTATIDYLEHKRTHMYPPQVLATLPSNDFDIEQLDRSERELVLATWDGGQMTLFQYLVRAREMLHPQVRPAYTDYDSIATMVFQLNVQDILVREAIDEGIENTPEYQRKIKFFKELNMADVFKMDSMPQPPAPTEAQMRMYYDKHPEEFTDQAKVHIFEILVSDEMLANKLAREIKTLTQFKKMAEQYTERPAKRGTNGDLDYIESKWFPEVFEEAWKTPVGQLGGPVPTVGRYSIFWVVDKVPAALKDYLGQKPQIQSTIIREQRAEAFKKWVDEKRTESSISVHDDVLWEIIDKKAYAATDSTSAEG; this is translated from the coding sequence ATGCGGACGCATAACCTGATTCTGGTGTCGATGATCGCGGCATGTGGACTGCTTCTGGCGGCCGGCTGTGGATCAGGTGGCAACGAGACGATAGCCGAAGTGAACGGGTATGAGATCACCAAGCAGGAGTTCCAGGACTATATCCGTGGCCTGCACTACCCCTATACCTCTGCGCAGGAAGAATTCGACAAAAAAAGAGCGATCCTCGATACGCTGATAATCCAGCGACTCCTGATCGAGGAAGCCTACAATCGCGGAATCGACAAGCTCGATGAAATCAATCGGCTGATTCTCGCCAACAAGGACAAGTTCCTGCTCGACGGGCTTTACCAGAAGCACGTGGTGGGCCAGGTCGAAGTGACGGACACCGAAGTGCGCGACTTTTACAACCGGCTGCAGTACCGCGTCCGCGCGTCCCATATCCTCGTGTCCAGCAAGGACACGGCCGACATGCTGGTCCAGCGGATCGTTGACGGCGAGAATTTCGGTAATCTCGCCTACCAGTACTCCGAGGACCCACAGGCCAAGCGCAACCGGGGCGATCTCGGGTACTTCACGTGGGGAGCGATGGTCGAGGAGTTCCAGCAGGCTGCCTTCAACATGGAACCGGGCGAGGTATCGCCGCCGGTCAAGAGTCAGTTCGGTTATCATATTATCAAGGTGGTTGACCGATCGGAGAATCCGGAATGGGGCGACTACGACGCCGTCAAGGATCAGCTGGAAGCGCGGCTGAGCCGCCTGAAACAGGACCGTCTGGCCCAGGCGTATTTCGACGGCATCAAGGCGCGGTATCCGATAACGCTCGACACCGCCACGATCGATTATCTCGAGCACAAGCGCACGCACATGTATCCGCCGCAGGTTCTGGCCACGCTGCCGAGCAACGACTTCGACATCGAGCAACTCGATCGCAGCGAACGCGAGCTGGTACTGGCCACCTGGGACGGCGGGCAGATGACCTTGTTTCAGTATCTCGTCCGCGCCCGGGAAATGCTGCACCCGCAGGTGCGTCCCGCGTATACGGACTATGATTCTATCGCCACGATGGTCTTCCAGCTCAACGTTCAGGACATCCTGGTGCGCGAGGCGATCGACGAAGGCATAGAGAACACGCCGGAGTACCAGCGGAAGATAAAGTTTTTTAAAGAACTGAACATGGCCGACGTTTTCAAGATGGATTCCATGCCGCAGCCGCCGGCCCCGACCGAGGCGCAGATGCGGATGTACTACGACAAGCACCCCGAGGAGTTCACCGACCAGGCGAAAGTACACATCTTCGAAATACTCGTCTCCGATGAGATGCTGGCCAACAAGCTCGCCCGGGAAATCAAGACGCTGACGCAGTTCAAGAAGATGGCGGAGCAGTACACCGAACGCCCCGCCAAGCGCGGCACCAACGGCGACCTCGACTACATCGAAAGCAAATGGTTCCCGGAAGTCTTTGAAGAGGCGTGGAAGACACCGGTCGGACAGCTCGGCGGTCCGGTGCCGACAGTGGGCCGGTATTCCATCTTCTGGGTCGTGGACAAGGTACCGGCGGCGCTGAAAGACTATCTCGGCCAGAAACCGCAGATCCAGAGCACGATCATTCGCGAGCAGCGCGCCGAGGCGTTCAAGAAGTGGGTCGACGAGAAGCGGACCGAATCGTCGATCTCCGTGCACGACGACGTGCTGTGGGAAATCATCGATAAAAAAGCCTATGCCGCGACCGACAGCACTTCCGCGGAAGGGTAA
- the hprK gene encoding HPr(Ser) kinase/phosphatase, whose translation MASITIEKLYDTRKRDLELTPLSGREAGMKREIRNPELHRPGLALTGFFERFPASRIQVLGETELAFLNQLSRQHLQQVSEAIFSRQIPVVMISKGITPPLEFLQAAERSDTAVLSSRLTTSDLMNRMSAYLDHIFAPTINVHGTLVDVYGVGLLYTGKSGIGKSEVALDLVERGHRLVADDVVKITRVAPDVIMGSGSELLGHHMEIRGVGIIDVEELFGIRAIRLQKRIEVEVHLTYWSDSEDYERLGVEETRTTVLGVEIPILNVPISPGKNITVISEVIAMNHMLKVYGENSALEFTKKLQQRLTRQSLTKDYLESDIE comes from the coding sequence ATGGCGTCGATCACAATCGAAAAACTCTACGACACTCGCAAACGAGATCTCGAACTCACGCCGCTGAGCGGCCGCGAGGCCGGGATGAAACGGGAGATCCGCAACCCGGAACTGCACCGGCCGGGCCTGGCGCTGACGGGTTTTTTCGAGCGGTTTCCTGCCTCCCGGATTCAGGTTCTCGGAGAAACCGAGCTGGCCTTTCTTAACCAGTTGTCCCGGCAGCACCTGCAGCAGGTATCCGAGGCCATCTTCTCCCGACAGATTCCGGTCGTCATGATCTCGAAAGGCATCACTCCGCCGCTGGAGTTCCTTCAGGCCGCCGAACGTTCCGACACGGCCGTCTTGTCGAGCCGGTTGACGACATCGGATTTGATGAATCGGATGTCGGCCTATCTCGATCACATTTTCGCACCGACGATCAACGTTCACGGCACACTGGTCGACGTGTACGGTGTCGGGTTGTTGTACACGGGCAAATCCGGGATCGGCAAATCCGAAGTTGCGCTCGATCTGGTCGAACGCGGCCACCGGCTGGTCGCCGACGATGTGGTCAAGATCACGCGTGTGGCGCCGGATGTCATCATGGGGTCGGGGTCCGAGTTGCTCGGACACCATATGGAAATCCGCGGAGTGGGAATTATCGATGTCGAGGAGTTGTTCGGGATTCGTGCGATTCGTCTCCAGAAACGGATCGAAGTGGAAGTGCACCTGACGTACTGGTCGGATTCCGAAGATTATGAGCGGCTTGGGGTTGAAGAGACGCGGACGACCGTTTTGGGTGTCGAAATCCCTATACTCAACGTCCCGATTTCGCCGGGTAAGAACATCACGGTGATTTCTGAAGTTATCGCGATGAACCATATGCTCAAAGTCTACGGTGAGAATTCGGCGCTCGAATTCACGAAGAAGCTCCAGCAACGACTTACCCGGCAATCACTCACCAAGGATTATCTGGAGTCGGACATCGAGTAG
- a CDS encoding PDZ domain-containing protein → MARTVRILLVAVLALGLLTGIGEAKSKRAAWMGVYTQSVDRDLAEALDLKTTRGAIINNVADDSPAEAAGLKKDDIIIAVDKVEIDDAADLTEQILAHKAGDEITVTVLRDDAEQDVTLTLESRRRGDVVVWSMDDDNPWKSKAYAETLDRLYTDEPYGYLGVQVDDLSAQLGEYFGVDKGRGALVSEVEKASPAEAAGLKAGDVIVAIDDEKVYDSRDVTDLIREQKKGDAVSIRVIRDKKEVTLSATLDEQEGADFGVIRLPDLPDVNLNLPQMRGLRFGDTRSLWDSDDFRKEMDELREELQALQKELQDLRLEVHEQ, encoded by the coding sequence ATGGCACGAACTGTCCGTATCCTGCTGGTCGCCGTGCTGGCGCTCGGTCTGTTGACCGGCATCGGCGAGGCGAAATCCAAGCGTGCCGCCTGGATGGGCGTGTACACCCAGTCGGTTGATCGGGACCTGGCCGAGGCCCTCGATCTCAAAACCACCCGAGGCGCCATCATTAATAATGTCGCCGACGATTCCCCGGCCGAAGCCGCCGGGCTGAAGAAGGACGACATCATTATCGCGGTCGACAAGGTCGAGATCGATGATGCCGCCGATCTGACCGAGCAGATTCTCGCCCACAAGGCAGGCGATGAAATCACGGTCACGGTCCTGCGCGACGACGCCGAACAGGATGTGACACTGACTCTCGAAAGCCGCCGTCGCGGCGATGTGGTCGTCTGGTCCATGGACGACGATAATCCGTGGAAGTCCAAAGCCTACGCCGAGACGCTCGACCGCCTTTACACCGATGAACCGTACGGGTATCTCGGGGTTCAGGTGGATGATCTCAGCGCTCAGCTCGGCGAATATTTCGGCGTCGACAAGGGACGCGGGGCGCTCGTGTCCGAGGTCGAGAAGGCGTCACCGGCCGAGGCCGCCGGGCTGAAAGCGGGCGACGTGATTGTCGCGATCGACGACGAAAAAGTGTACGACAGCCGCGACGTCACCGACCTCATCCGCGAGCAGAAGAAAGGGGATGCGGTCTCGATCCGCGTCATCCGCGACAAAAAGGAAGTGACGCTCAGCGCGACCCTCGATGAGCAGGAGGGAGCGGATTTCGGCGTGATCCGGCTGCCGGACCTTCCCGATGTCAACCTGAATCTTCCGCAGATGCGCGGCCTGCGGTTCGGGGACACCCGGTCGCTGTGGGACTCCGACGACTTCCGCAAGGAAATGGATGAACTTCGCGAGGAACTGCAGGCGCTTCAGAAGGAACTGCAGGACCTTCGGCTTGAGGTCCACGAGCAATAA